Genomic window (bacterium):
TTAGGCGTAGTGGCTGGCTTGCTCTCAGGTCTTTTTGGTATTGGAGGAGGTACGGTAATAATCCCAGCACTTGTAATGCTTTTAGGTTTTACGCAGCATAAGGCTCAGGGAACCTCGCTTGCCGCACTTCTTCTACCTGTAGGGCTACTTGGTGTTATTCGTTACTGGAAATCCGGAGATGTGGATATTGTTGCAGGAATTATTCTTGCAGTAGGTCTTTTCGCAGGCGCATATTTTGGAGCCGGATGGGCGGAAAAACTCAGCGATATCTGGCTAAAAAGGGCTTTTGGAATCTTTTTTATCCTTTTGGGTCTCAAGTATATCATTTTCCCTTGAAAATTCTTCTCGAAAAGGGAAAGACATCTGATTGATGTCTTTCCCTTCAGAGTTTCTTTTTAGTTTTATTTCGCGTAGTAACTGAAGAGTTCCGTAGTCTTCTGCGCTTTAGAAAGCATCTCTAGCGCTTTTTTAACAACAGGGTCCTCTGAAAGGATTACCCTGTATTCACCGCTTGAGCCCCATTTCTGGGAAGCTGCTTCGAGTCTGAGCCTGAAGATCATTTGTTCTTTTGCTTTAGCAAATTCGTCATCGGTAAACTCGATTTCTCTTTTGCGAGCCTCGGAGGCAAGAGCTTTAAGCATTTCGTCGTCTATAACAAAACCTTCCTGCATGTCCGGATGTTTGGAGATATAGTCAACCATGTAGTAAAAGAAGATTCTCTTGCTCGTGAATTTAAAAACGAGAGGATCCATACTTTCACTTTTAACAAATACATCCGGAGCAATTCCGCCTCCGCCATATATTTTTCTTTTGCGTTTACCCAGAGTTTCAAAAATAGGAGGGGCAGATTTTTTTCCTAAGGTATCCGATTTGGCATCCTTGTTAATGCAACGGCCTGATGGCGTATACCAGTAAGCGGTCGTAAGCTTCAGACGCCCTGAATCTGGCAGGGGATGTATGGT
Coding sequences:
- a CDS encoding sulfite exporter TauE/SafE family protein — translated: MEILRYGGIAVLGVVAGLLSGLFGIGGGTVIIPALVMLLGFTQHKAQGTSLAALLLPVGLLGVIRYWKSGDVDIVAGIILAVGLFAGAYFGAGWAEKLSDIWLKRAFGIFFILLGLKYIIFP